The following are encoded together in the Phaseolus vulgaris cultivar G19833 chromosome 9, P. vulgaris v2.0, whole genome shotgun sequence genome:
- the LOC137821109 gene encoding auxin-responsive protein SAUR21-like: MGIRLPIFMAVHANKILKWQQHLHNRNHSNVPKGHVAVYVGEAQKKRFVVPISYLNHPSFLVLLNRAEEEFGYNHPMGGLTIPCKEEAFISLTSQLRSS, encoded by the coding sequence atgggtatTCGTCTTCCAATATTCATGGCTGTTCATGCGAACAAGATATTGAAGTGGCAGCAGCATCTCCATAACAGAAACCACTCCAATGTTCCAAAGGGTCACGTAGCAGTGTACGTGGGAGAGGCTCAAAAGAAGAGGTTTGTGGTTCCAATATCTTACTTGAACCACCCTTCCTTTCTTGTTTTGCTAAACCGAGCTGAGGAAGAGTTTGGCTACAATCATCCAATGGGAGGTCTCACAATCCCTTGCAAAGAAGAGGCATTCATCTCTCTCACCTCTCAATTACGTTCCTCCTGA
- the LOC137822095 gene encoding CDT1-like protein a, chloroplastic codes for MKNPDLRSSKVQSPNPVQFNSKTPEKPPQRIRNRGVSLSVSDIKKVGKDLQDRKQRGETTSSPSQSKSVKRQISLWPSSPSKSKITDDDSSKLPEKYEILDRFFDRLDTLISMFRLKGKIPSFTEISSRIESLTDRRFTHGHLAQLKFILPDAIVLKKVSVHDERTSCMKPDIHVSLVRETVDSDVKLSPEHARVSLKKLFHARLRDFWESHPEGDEIPEGTLPEPFNRPKKANILDTFDTRLRTKLSLCMRYDDIVNNAESVNIDEQMSVPVETSVELSNQHLAAASHFAPSFRARFSLKFKQNGADNVQQNSQVDSVQNCPTIYASLESCSSPAPANTPSKIVDHTEYEDGSLYSIDVMSTPARKTIVYIENKDGSPKSIDAMSTQADKIAECTENKDVSLKSIDAMSTPVKHVSTPISIDAMSTPVKHVSTPIRLMSATPALRSPKRCLMSPDDHPISSLNKLARRPSRSRSLRFDTPVNNKEVVNEDNAGGLPIDDDVFDILPENLVQSIREKERMAMEETDPAITQAKKRKKYIANLPKLFDMIHLLLRQRNCITKAELVSKIIASHSDIVDRSEVEDQLDLLQEVTPEWISEKQISSGDLLFFINKMLSPETIRASLEETA; via the exons ATGAAGAACCCCGATCTTAGAAGCTCCAAGGTCCAATCACCAAATCCCGTTCAGTTCAACTCCAAGACGCCGGAGAAACCACCGCAGCGGATCCGAAACCGTGGCGTGTCGCTCTCCGTCTCAGACATTAAAAAAGTCGGCAAGGATTTGCAGGATCGGAAGCAACGCGGCGAAACGACGTCGTCACCGTCGCAGAGCAAGAGTGTGAAGAGACAGATCTCACTGTGGCCTTCTTCTCCGAGTAAATCTAAGATTACTGACGATGATTCCTCCAAGCTTCCCGAAAa ATATGAGATTTTGGATCGGTTCTTCGATCGCTTGGACACTTTAATTTCAATGTTCCGTCTGAAAGGGAAGATTCCATCTTTTACGGAAATCAGTTCTAGAATTGAATCTTTAACAGACAG gAGGTTTACTCATGGTCATCTGGCGCAGTTGAAATTTATCTTGCCTGATGCTATTGTTTTAAAGAAGGTTTCAGTGCATGATGAACGGACTAGTTGTATGAAGCCGGATATTCACGTCTCTTTAGTCCGTGAGACAGTAGATTCTGATGTGAAGTTGTCCCCTGAACATGCGAGAGTGTCATTGAAGAAGTTGTTTCACGCACGGCTCAGAGATTTTTGGGAATCTCATCCTGAG GGAGATGAAATTCCAGAAGGAACTCTGCCTGAGCCATTCAATCGTCCAAAGAAAGCCAATATTTTAGACACGTTTGACACTCGTCTCCGAACAAAATTATCACTCTGCATGCGCTATGATGACATTGTCAATAATGCAGAGTCTGTTAACATAGATGAACAAATGTCTGTACCAGTAGAAACATCAGTTGAATTGTCTAATCAGCATCTGGCAGCAGCTTCTCACTTTGCTCCATCCTTTAGAGCAAGattttctttgaaatttaaacaaaatgGAGCGGATAATGTACAGCAAAATTCTCAAGTAGATTCGGTACAAAATTGTCCAACAATTTATGCCTCTCTCGAATCATGCAGTTCTCCCGCCCCCGCTAATACTCCAAGCAAAATAGTTGACCACACAGAATACGAAGATGGGTCTCTCTATAGTATTGATGTCATGTCAACTCCAGCAAGAAAAACCATAGTGTACATAGAAAACAAAGATGGGTCTCCCAAGAGTATTGATGCCATGTCAACTCAAGCAGATAAAATCGCTGAATGCACAGAAAACAAAGATGTTTCTCTCAAGAGCATTGATGCCATGTCAACTCCAGTTAAACATGTTTCTACTCCAATTAGCATTGATGCCATGTCAACTCCAGTTAAACATGTTTCTACTCCAATTAGGTTGATGAGTGCCACACCTGCCTTGCGTTCACCCAAAAGATGTCTTATGAGCCCAGATGACCACCCAATCAGTTCTTTGAACAAGTTAGCTAGACGTCCATCTCGCTCAAGGTCATTGAGATTTGACACTCCAGTGAATAATAAGGAGGTCGTGAATGAAGACAATGCCGGTGGCTTACCAATAGATGATGATGTTTTTGACATTCTTCCAGAAAATCTTGTCCAATCG ATTAGAGAAAAGGAAAGAATGGCAATGGAGGAAACAGACCCAGCTATCACTCAAGCAAAGAAACGGAAAAAATATATAGCTAACCTCCCTAAGCTCTTTGACATGATTCACCTCTTGCTTCGACAGCGGAATTGTATTACTAAAGCCGAGCTTGTAAGCAAGATAATAGCAAGCCACAGTGATATTGTTGACAGAA GTGAAGTTGAAGACCAGCTAGATTTGTTACAAGAAGTAACACCAGAATGGATTTCTGAGAAGCAGATCTCTAGTGGGGATTTGCTATTTTT CATAAACAAAATGTTGAGCCCTGAAACCATTCGAGCATCTCTTGAAGAAACGGCATAG